Genomic DNA from uncultured Jannaschia sp.:
AGGCATTCCCATGGACCTTCGCAACATTGCGATCATCGCACACGTCGACCACGGCAAGACCACGCTCGTGGACGAGCTGCTCAAGCAGTCCGGCACCTACCGGGCGAACGAGGCCACGACCGAACGGGCGATGGACTCCAATGACCTCGAGCGTGAGCGGGGCATCACGATCCTCGCCAAGGCGACCTCGGTCGAGTGGAAGGGCACGCGCATCAACATCGTCGACACGCCCGGCCACGCCGATTTCGGCGGCGAGGTCGAGCGGATCCTGTCGATGGTCGACGGCGTCGTCCTGCTGGTGGACGCGGCCGAGGGCCCGATGCCGCAGACCAAGTTCGTGACTTCGAAGGCGCTGGCGCTGGGCCTGCGGCCGATCGTGGTGCTCAACAAGGTCGACAAGCCCGATGCCGAGCCCGACCGCGCGCTGGACGAGGTGTTCGATCTCTTCGCCAATCTCGGGGCCGATGACGACCAGCTCGACTTCCCGGCCATGTATGCCTCCGGCCGATCCGGCTGGGCGGATATGGAGCTCGACGGCCCGCGCGAGAATCTCGACGCGCTGTTCGATCTGGTGATCGACCACGTTCCTGCGCCGAAGCAGATCGCCGACCGCGAGAAGCCGTTCCGCATGCTGGCCACCACGCTGGGGGCCGATCCGTTCATCGGCCGTATCCTGACAGGCCGGGTCGAATCGGGCACGCTGAAGGCCGGTCAGACGCTTCACGCCCTCAGCCGCGAGGGCCAGAAGATCGAGACGTTCCGCGCGACCAAGATCCTCGCGTTCCGCGGGCTGTCGCAACAGGCGATCGACGTGGCCGAGGCGGGCGACATCGTGACCATCGCCGGCATGGCCAAGGCGACCGTTGCCGACACGCTGGCCGATCCGTCCATCGACGTGCCCCTGCCCGCGCAGCCGATCGACCCGCCGACCATCACGGTCACCTTCGGCATCAACGACAGCCCGCTTGCGGGACGTGACGGCAAGAAGGTGCAGTCGCGCGTCATCCGCGACCGCCTGATGCGCGAAGCCGAGACGAATGTGGCCATCAAGATCACCGACACGCCCGGCGGCGAGGCCTTCGAGGTCGCAGGTCGGGGCGAGCTCCAGATGGGCGTGCTGATCGAGAACATGCGCCGCGAGGGGTTCGAGCTGTCGATCTCGCGCCCGCAGGTGCTGTTCCGCGAAGAGGGCGGTCAGCGGCTGGAGCCGGTCGAGGAAGTCACCATCGACGTCGACGACGAGTATTCCGGCGCGGTCATCGAAAAGATCACCGGTGTCCGAAAGGGCGAGCTGGCCGAGATGAAGCCCGCCGGTGCGGGCAAGACGCGGATCATCGCGCATGTCCCGTCGCGCGGCCTGATCGGCTACCACGGCGAGTTCCTGACCGATACGCGCGGCACCGGTGTGATGAACCGCGTGTTCCACGAATGGGCGCCCTACAAGGGGGCCATTCCGGGCCGTCGCGCGGGTGTCCTGATCTCGATGGAGGACGGGGTTTCGGTGGCCTACGCGCTCTGGAAGCTGGAAGATCGCGGCAAGTTCTTCATCGGCGCGCAGGAGCAGGTCTATCAGGGCATGATCCTGGGCGAGCACAGCCGGGAGAACGATCTCGAGATCAATCCCCTCAAGGGCAAGCAGCTGACCAACGTGCGTGCATCGGGCACGGATGAGGCCGTGCGCCTGACGACACCGGTCAAGATGTCGCTCGAGCAGGCCATCGCCTATATCGAC
This window encodes:
- the typA gene encoding translational GTPase TypA, which codes for MDLRNIAIIAHVDHGKTTLVDELLKQSGTYRANEATTERAMDSNDLERERGITILAKATSVEWKGTRINIVDTPGHADFGGEVERILSMVDGVVLLVDAAEGPMPQTKFVTSKALALGLRPIVVLNKVDKPDAEPDRALDEVFDLFANLGADDDQLDFPAMYASGRSGWADMELDGPRENLDALFDLVIDHVPAPKQIADREKPFRMLATTLGADPFIGRILTGRVESGTLKAGQTLHALSREGQKIETFRATKILAFRGLSQQAIDVAEAGDIVTIAGMAKATVADTLADPSIDVPLPAQPIDPPTITVTFGINDSPLAGRDGKKVQSRVIRDRLMREAETNVAIKITDTPGGEAFEVAGRGELQMGVLIENMRREGFELSISRPQVLFREEGGQRLEPVEEVTIDVDDEYSGAVIEKITGVRKGELAEMKPAGAGKTRIIAHVPSRGLIGYHGEFLTDTRGTGVMNRVFHEWAPYKGAIPGRRAGVLISMEDGVSVAYALWKLEDRGKFFIGAQEQVYQGMILGEHSRENDLEINPLKGKQLTNVRASGTDEAVRLTTPVKMSLEQAIAYIDNDELVEVTPNAIRLRKRFLDPHERKRQARAAG